The Streptomyces sp. BHT-5-2 genomic interval GGACCCGGCGCAGCAGCTCGCGCTGCTGCTCGGCTCGCCGGACGTCAAGCACCTGGGCACGGGCGAGGTCAACGGCGAACGCGCCGAGCACTACCGCGGCTCGCTGGCCGTCGAGGACGGCCTCGCCTCGCTCAAGTCCGTCAAGCACCTCACCGACGAGCAACGGGAGAAGCTCGTCGCGAACGTCAAGAAGTCCGGCATCAAGAGCTACGACTACGACGTCTGGGTCAACGGCCACGACTACCCCGTGAAGATGGCCGTGGACGTCAAGACCCCTCAGGGCACCGTCAAGTCCACGGCGGACTACTCCGACTACGGCACCAAGGCGGCGGTGCAGGCCCCGCCCGCCGCCGACACCGCCGATGTGCTGGCGGCCCTGCGGGACCTGCTGGCGCAGGGCGGCTGACCTGCGGCGGAACCGGTTACGTCCCGGCTGCGGAGAAGCCGGTGCGGCGTCACCTCCGGTTCACCAACGGCTGGTGGGCTGGGGCGCGTTGGACGAAAAGTCCGCGTTCCCCGGATCCGCAAGGAGACGTTCCATGCACAGACCCTCCCGCCGTCGCGTCGTGGCCGCCACCGCCCTGGTTGCCGCCACGGCGGCCGCCGCGGCCGTGACCACCACGGCCGGGGCCTCCGACACCAGGCAGCAGGCCCAGCACGCCATCAAGGGCGGCAAGGCCAAGAACGTCATCCTGCTGATCGGTGACGGTATGGGGGACTCCGAGATCACGCTCGCCCGCGACTACGTGGTCGGCGCCAACGGCCGCCTGAACATGGACGCCTTCCCGCTCACCGGCTCCTACACGACCTACGCGGTCCACGCCGACGGCACACCGGACTACGTGACCGACTCCGCCGCCAGCGGATCGGGCTGGGCGACCGGGAGGAAGACGGTGAACGGCCGGATATCCAAGACCCCGGACACCGACAAGGCCGTCCCCACCATCCTCGAACTGGCCCAGAAGAACGGCTACGCCACCGGCAGCGTCACCACCGCCGAACTCACCGACGCCACCCCCGCGGTGCTCGCCTCGCACGCCACCGACCGCTCCTGCCAGGGCCCCGGCGACATGGCCAAGTGCCCGAGCGACACCATCGCCAAGGGCGGTCCCGGTTCGATCGCCGAGCAGTCCGTCAACCACAAGGTGGACGTCCTCTTCGGCGGTGGCAGGCAGCGCTTCGACCAGAAGATCACCGAGGGGCCGTACCGCGGGCTGACCGTCACCGAGCAGGCCCGGAAGCTGGGCTACCAGGTCGTCACCGACGGCGCCGGTATGAAGGGCGTCAAGGCGGGCAAGCCGGTGCTCGGCCTGTTCGCGCCGGGCAACGTGCCGACCGAGTGGACCGGCAGGCCGGCGGCGGTCGGCGGCACCGACCCGCAGCGGTGTGTGACCGCCAACTCCGCCCGCCCGTCGGCCACTCCGAGCCTGGCCGACTCGGCCGCCAAGGCGATCCAGCTGCTGGAGGCCAAGCAGCAGCACGCCAAGAAGGGCTTCTTCCTCCAGATCGAGGGCGCGTCGATCGACAAGCAGGACCACGCGGCCGACCCCTGCGGCCAGATCGGCGAGACGGCCGCCTTCGACCGTGCGGTGAAGGTGGCCCGCGACTACGCCGCCAAGCACCCGGACACGCTCGTGGTGACCACCGCCGACCACGGCCACACCAGCCAGATCGTGCCCCTGGAGGCCACCCCGCCCGGCCTGTCCTCGACGCTGGTCACCAACGAGGGCCAGCGGCTGAAGGTCAACTACTCGACCAACACCCCGGGCAAGTCGCAGGAGCACACCGGCACCCAGGTGCGGATCGCCGCCCAGGGCCCGCAGGCGTACCGGGTCCTCGGCGTGACCAACCAGACCGACCTGTTCACCACCATCCGCTCGGCACTGGGCCTGCGGTGAGCGTTGCGGTGATGTCGCGCTGACGCGACGGTGGGCTGGCGGTGACGGAGCGTCAGTCCGCGTCGGCTCGCGTGGGCTCGCATGGGGTCGCATGGGGTCGCATGGTGAGGGGAGGCCGTCGCCCGGCCTCCCCTCACCCGTGGCCGCGGACGTACGTTTGGGCGGCCCTTCGCCGGACGAGAATTCCCCTCGCGGAGTCACGCCCACCCTCCGCGCCACGCCCCACACACGTCGCCCGCACCGCCCGTTCGTCACCGCCGCGGAGGTCCCCAGTGCGCCGTCCCACCGTGCCAGTCCTGTCAGCGCTGTTGACCGTCGTGGCGGCGAGCGCGCCGGCCGCGGCCGTGCCGGAGCGGGCGCCGGCCGCCGCCGACCGCCCGGTGATCTTCGTACACGGCCGCAACGCCGGCCCCGGTGTCTGGGACAGCATGATCAGCCGGTTCACCGCGGCCGGAAGGCCCGCGGGCCGGCTCTTCGCCTGGGACTACGACACCGCACAGTCCGCCAACGAGACCCTCGCCCCGCAGTTCCAGGCATACGTCGACGAGGTGCTGCGCCGGACCGGCGCATCGCAGGTGGACATCGTCGCTCACAGCCTCGGCAGCCTCACCACCCGCTGGTACGTCAAGTTCGGCTCCGGCGCGACCAAGGTCCACCACTGGGTGTCCCTGGCCGGCCCCAACCACGGCACGCAACTTGCCTGGCTCTGCGCCCCGTACGACCAGGGATGCCGGGACATGACAACGGGCTCCTATGTCGTGACCAGGCTCAACGAGGGGACGGAGACGCCCGGCCCGGTCCACTACACCACCGTCCACTCGCGCTGCGACGAGCAGATCGCGCCCGTGACCAGTACGGCACTGGCCGGGGCCGACAACATCGAGGCGCCGTGCCTGAAGCACAACGAGCTGCTGACGGACGAGACGGTGGCGACGGAGGTGCGGACGGCGCTGGACTCCGACTGATGGCGTGAGCCCTCTGGTTGCGGAATCAGCCCGCCGCCCGACCCGGTGGCATCCGCTCCAGCGCCTCCCAACTGACGTCCCGCTCCCGTACGGCGGCCTCCGCGCGGCCGCCGCCGCGCACGCCGAACAGCCGCTTGGCGAAGAGCAGATAGATCACCACCGCGAGGTTGATGACCAGGGTGAGGACCTTGGTGACCGTCACCCGGGACAGCAACTCGTAGACTTCCGGGGCGAGCAGCACGGTGGTGGCGACGAACGTGAGGTACTCCGCCCACCGCCTGGCGAACCACAGCCCGATCGCCTCTACGCCCTCCAGCACTGCGTAGCCGGCGATCACCAGCCCGATCAGCCACAACGTCGAGGAGCGCACCGCGAACGCCTTGGCCACCTCGCCGAGCAGCCCGCCGTGGGAGACGCCGCCGGTCCCGCCCACACCGTTCTGCAACAGATCCATGAACCGGTAGAACGGCGCCTGGAGGCTGGCACGCTTGTCCGCGAAGACGAAGATGCCGGTCGCCAGTGCCCCGAGCACCACGAAGTGCAGCAGCCGGTCGAGCGCGATCAGGCGCAGCACATAGCGGTCGCGCAGCGGCTTGCCGCGCAGGGGGAGAGCGATCTCGTGCCGGTCCGGCGGGTACGGACGGTCGGTCGGTGTCTGCCCGGTCACCGGTACCCAGGCATCGCACCGCAGACAGCGGTGCCAGCGCAGTCCGTCCCGGTCCTCCCGGACCAGCAAGCCGTCGCCGGGCCGTACCCGTTGCGCCCCCACGCCTTCGAGGCGGTGACCGTGCAGTGCGCAGCTCAGCAGCTCGTAGCGCAACCGCCGCTTGTCGCCGCCCGTTCCGGGCACCGGTGCCGGCGCGTTGCGGTTCTCCTCCGCCATGCGTTCCTCCGTCGTGACCGGGGGCCTGCTCCTGCGGGTGCCTGCGGTGGGAACCGCATGGCGTGCCCGGGGCCAGTTTCCGCCACGGTGGCCGGCGATCCGGGGAACGGCACGGAAGCGGCGCGTACGGCCGGAACGTATCGCTTACGCTGGAACGATCGAACTGCGGATGGAGGATGACCACATGAAAGCCGAACTCGGCCGCCTGATGTCCCGCATCGCCGGCTTCGTCCTGCACGGGCGACGCCCCCGGCTCGACCACCCCGACGCCCACCGCGCCGCCCGGGCCAACCAGCACGCGGGCCTCATCGACCACTACCGGCCCTCCGCCCCCGCCACCGGCCCCACCTTCGGTGGCAATGGACTCTAGGACACGCCGCCCCGGCCGGACCACAGTCTGAAATCAAGTCAACTGGGCATGGTCTGCGGAGAGTTGAGGTGAGGGTCGGCCGGTCTCGTCAGGTGTCCGGCGTCAGATGGTATTCGACGGCGCGTCGGGTCGTCGGGGCGAAGCCGAGCGAGAGGAGAGCCGTCTCGAAGGTGTCGTCCCCGGGCGCCAGGCAGGTCTCCGCTGCCCGGATTCCCGGGGATTCGGTCGTCACCCGACGCAACGCCAACGACATGAGTGCCGCCAGTGCGTCGGCGGTCCCTTCCTCCTGTCGGTCGTGCACCAGCACCGCCCGGTCGCCGTCCACCTCCACATCGCACCAGGCATCACCCATGCTCACCCGGAACGGGGCACCCCCGGCCGCCGATGACTTGCGCCCCCGGCTGTCAGGTGCGGGCTCCGGCGCCGTCGGCAACTCCCTCCGCCACCAGCGATGGACCTCGTCCCCGGCGGTCGCTCCCAACCGTTCCAGGGCGGCAGCGGCGGTCAGGGACAGCTCGCCGGTCTCCTCGACCCAACGAAGCGTGCGGCCACCGGCGTCCCGCACCACCGACGCCGCTGCCTCCACCAAGGGCACCCGAGCCTCCGCGGACCCCTCGGCCACCCCCACGAACCGGAGATCGGGATCGTCCGCGCCCAAGTCCAGTACCGCGAGCGAGCCGACGACCGAGCCCGCCTGCCGCGCCACCGCGACCGCGCACGTCCGGTCGTCGGACCACAACTCGTGAGCTGTGCCGCGATCCCGATGGACCTGTACAGAAACCGACATAGCGAGAGTATTTCACTTGCGGGTGTGTGGGGATCCCCTGGTCCGTCAGCGGACCGTGACGGTCACGGGGCGGGAGATCGAGCGCGTCCTGGGGTGCTTGTCCTGGGGGGATCGGCCTTCGAGGAGCAGCGCGCGCAGTTGGAGGTGGCCGCGCTGCTTGGCGCGCAGGGTGGCGTTGACGGCGCCCCCGGCGTGGCGGGCGGGCTTGGAGCACGCCACGTTGTGCCAGGCAGTGGCCGCCCAACGCTGTTGTACGCAGACCCTGTTGAACGTGGAGTTGTCGTCGCTCGCCCTGGCGGTTGCGCGGACGAGTCCGCCCTGGCCGACCGAGTGCGGGCCGGCGGCGAAGGAGAGCGAGGACTTGGCCGAGGCCGGCGCGGTGGCGGCACCCCATGAGGCGACCGCCAGGGCGCCGATGAGGGCGGAGTGAAGGGTGCGGCGGGGGTGACTGGTCATCCTTTTCTCCTCCATGGCCTGTCCGACGGTGTGGGCATTCGACGCGGCGGGAAGCCGCCGCACCGTGCGCCTACCCGGCTGATCACGTCACCTTACGTCTGCTTTACGCTGCCGATGACAGTTTTTGGTCATTTCTTGGGCAAGTGGGTGTACTGAGTGAAGATGGCTCGCGTTTCGGCCGTTGTCGCGGCCGCTGCGATAGCACCGGCCGTTCTGTTCTCCTCGCCGGCGGCTGCCGCCGACCGCGGCGCCGGAGTCGGGGAAGTCGGCCGGGCAGGGTGACGCGGCCGCCGACCAGGACCGGATGGCCATCCTGAGGATCCTCGCGGACAAGAACATCGGCAAGGGGCTGTACCGCGAGGCCCAGCTGGCGCTCGACGGTGGCCCGGAGGCCGTGCGCCACTTCCTGGAGGTCGGCCTGTGGCCGCCGCCCGCCGCCGTACCTCGGCCGGCCACTGACGCACCGTCCGGGCCCTCCTCGCACCACCCGGTCGGTGAGGGCCCGCACAGTACGCGCCACGTGGCCGGCAGGGCGCCGGTGCCGGGTCAGCCCGCCAGCGCGGTCAGGCTC includes:
- a CDS encoding alkaline phosphatase translates to MHRPSRRRVVAATALVAATAAAAAVTTTAGASDTRQQAQHAIKGGKAKNVILLIGDGMGDSEITLARDYVVGANGRLNMDAFPLTGSYTTYAVHADGTPDYVTDSAASGSGWATGRKTVNGRISKTPDTDKAVPTILELAQKNGYATGSVTTAELTDATPAVLASHATDRSCQGPGDMAKCPSDTIAKGGPGSIAEQSVNHKVDVLFGGGRQRFDQKITEGPYRGLTVTEQARKLGYQVVTDGAGMKGVKAGKPVLGLFAPGNVPTEWTGRPAAVGGTDPQRCVTANSARPSATPSLADSAAKAIQLLEAKQQHAKKGFFLQIEGASIDKQDHAADPCGQIGETAAFDRAVKVARDYAAKHPDTLVVTTADHGHTSQIVPLEATPPGLSSTLVTNEGQRLKVNYSTNTPGKSQEHTGTQVRIAAQGPQAYRVLGVTNQTDLFTTIRSALGLR
- a CDS encoding triacylglycerol lipase, whose translation is MPVLSALLTVVAASAPAAAVPERAPAAADRPVIFVHGRNAGPGVWDSMISRFTAAGRPAGRLFAWDYDTAQSANETLAPQFQAYVDEVLRRTGASQVDIVAHSLGSLTTRWYVKFGSGATKVHHWVSLAGPNHGTQLAWLCAPYDQGCRDMTTGSYVVTRLNEGTETPGPVHYTTVHSRCDEQIAPVTSTALAGADNIEAPCLKHNELLTDETVATEVRTALDSD
- a CDS encoding DUF2127 domain-containing protein — protein: MAEENRNAPAPVPGTGGDKRRLRYELLSCALHGHRLEGVGAQRVRPGDGLLVREDRDGLRWHRCLRCDAWVPVTGQTPTDRPYPPDRHEIALPLRGKPLRDRYVLRLIALDRLLHFVVLGALATGIFVFADKRASLQAPFYRFMDLLQNGVGGTGGVSHGGLLGEVAKAFAVRSSTLWLIGLVIAGYAVLEGVEAIGLWFARRWAEYLTFVATTVLLAPEVYELLSRVTVTKVLTLVINLAVVIYLLFAKRLFGVRGGGRAEAAVRERDVSWEALERMPPGRAAG